AGGAACTCAAGGTCAAGCTGGGCGACGAACTCTCCGAAGGCAGCGTGATCGCGCTGGTCGAAGCCGCCGGTGGCGCGCCCGCTGCTGCGCCGGCCCCCGCGCCTGCTGCTGCCAAGGTCGAAACGCCCAAGGTGGAAGAAAAGCCCGAGCCGGTCGCCGGCCGTGGCGTGCTGCCGGGCAACGCGCCGGAAGGCGATGTCGCGCCCACCGCGCGTCCGCCGTTCGACGCCAACATCGTCATGCCGGGCGACGCCCCGTATGCCAGCCCGGCCATCCGCGCTTTCGCGCGCGAGCTGGGCGTGGACATTCGCCAGGTGAAGGGTTCGGGCCGTGGTGGCCGCATCCAGCGTGAAGACGTCACTGGTTACGTGAAGCACGCGCTTGCCTCCGGTGCCCGTCCGGCCGGTGCGCCGGTCGCGGCCGGCGGCGGCCTCAACCTGCTGCCGTGGCCGAAGGTGGACTTCAGCAAGTTCGGCGAGATCGAAGAAAAGGCGCTGTCGCGCATCCAGAAGATCTCGGGTGCGAACCTCGCCCGCAACTGGGCGATGATCCCGCACGTCACCCAGCACGAAGACGCCGACATCACCGAGCTGGAAGCCTTCCGCAAGAAGCTCGGCGAAGAGAACAAGGACCTGAAGGTCACCCCGCTGGTGTTCCAGATCAAGGCGGTGGTCGCGGCGCTGAAGAAGTTCCCGCAGTTCAACGCCTCGCTGGATGAAACCGGCGAGAAGCTGATCCTCAAGAAGTACTTCCACATCGGCATCGCGGTGGACACGCCCGATGGCCTGGTGGTGCCGGTGATCCGCGACTGCGACAAGAAGGGCCTGCTGGACCTGGCCACCGAACTGGGTGAGATCTCCAAGAAGGCACGCGACAAGAAGCTTGGCCCCAGCGAAATGTCGGGCGGCTGCTTCTCCATCTCCTCGCTCGGCGGCATCGGCGGCACGGCGTTCACGCCTATCGTCAACGCGCCGGAAGTGGCCATCCTTGGCGTGTCCAAGGCAGCCATGAAGCCGGTGTGGAACGGCAAGGAATTCGCCCCGCGCCTGGTACTGCCGCTGTCGCTCAGCTACGACCACCGCGTGATCGACGGCGCGCTCGCCGCGCGCTTCGCTTCCTACCTCGCACAGCAGCTGGGCGACATCCGCCGCCTGCTGCTCTGACCTGGCTTTTCCCCTCTCCCCTCCGGGGAGAGGGCAGGGTGAGGGGCGGGTGCTCGCGATACCGCCTCAACAGGTAGCGAACAAGAACAAAGGATTCCCCATGGCAAGCACCATCGAAATCAAGGTCCCCGACATCGGCGGTCACGACAACGTGCCGGTGATCGAGGTGCTGGTGAAGGTCGGCGACACGGTCGCCAAGGAACAGAGCCTGATCACGCTCGAATCGGACAAGGCGACGATGGAAATTCCGTCGAGCGCCGCCGGCGTGATCAAGGAACTGAAGGTCAAGGTCGGTGACGAAGTCTCCGAAGGCGCGCTGATCGCCGTGCTCGAAGCCGCCGAAGGCGCCGCCAAGGCAGAGGAAGCACCGAAGGCAGCCGCGCCGGCACCTGCGCCGGCCCCTGCCGCTGCGCCTGCCGCGGCTCCCGCGCCGAAGGCAGCCGGTGCATCGGGTCGTACGCCGGACATCGAATGCAAGCTCGTCGTGCTCGGCTCGGGCCCCGGCGGTTACACCGCCGCGTTCCGCGCGGCCGACCTCGACGTCGACACCGTACTGGTCGAGCGTTACGCGTCGCTGGGCGGCGTGTGCCTCAACGTGGGCTGCATCCCGTCCAAGGCGCTGCTGCACGCTGCGGCCGTGATCGACGAAGCCGATGCCATGGCCGCGCACGGCGTGAGCTTCGGCGCGCCGAAGATCGACCTGGACAAGCTGCGCGACTTCAAGACCAAGGTGGTCGGCAAGCTCACCGGCGGCCTGGCCGGCATGGCCAAGCAGCGCAAGGTGCGCACCGTGCAGGGCGTGGGCACCTTCGTCTCGCCGAATGAGATGGAAGTCCAGACGGCTGAAG
The nucleotide sequence above comes from Dyella telluris. Encoded proteins:
- the aceF gene encoding dihydrolipoyllysine-residue acetyltransferase codes for the protein MADLKEARVPDIGSENVPVIEVLVKPGDKVAKEQGLVTLESDKATMEVPAPFAGTVKEVKLKVGDEASEGTLIAIIEVEGDAAAPAPKQAAPAKAEAPAKAAPAPAPAPAAPAAAPAAGGGAVQEVKVPDIGSTDVPVIEILVKVGDTVAKDQGLITLESDKATMEVPAPFAGVVKELKVKLGDELSEGSVIALVEAAGGAPAAAPAPAPAAAKVETPKVEEKPEPVAGRGVLPGNAPEGDVAPTARPPFDANIVMPGDAPYASPAIRAFARELGVDIRQVKGSGRGGRIQREDVTGYVKHALASGARPAGAPVAAGGGLNLLPWPKVDFSKFGEIEEKALSRIQKISGANLARNWAMIPHVTQHEDADITELEAFRKKLGEENKDLKVTPLVFQIKAVVAALKKFPQFNASLDETGEKLILKKYFHIGIAVDTPDGLVVPVIRDCDKKGLLDLATELGEISKKARDKKLGPSEMSGGCFSISSLGGIGGTAFTPIVNAPEVAILGVSKAAMKPVWNGKEFAPRLVLPLSLSYDHRVIDGALAARFASYLAQQLGDIRRLLL